From the genome of Orcinus orca chromosome 5, mOrcOrc1.1, whole genome shotgun sequence, one region includes:
- the SPSB4 gene encoding SPRY domain-containing SOCS box protein 4 isoform X1 has translation MGQKLSGSLKSVEVREPALRPAKRELRGAEPGQPARLDQLLDMPAAGLAVQLRHAWNPEDRSLNVFVKDDDRLTFHRHPVAQSTDGIRGKVGHARGLHAWQIHWPARQRGTHAVVGVATARAPLHSVGYTALVGSDAESWGWDLGRSRLYHDGKNRPGVAYPAFLGPDEAFALPDSLLVVLDMDEGTLSFVVDGQYLGVAFRGLKGKKLYPVVSAVWGHCEVTMRYINGLDPHAINLEATSLLLNPSYSQWQSCPETQVVVTIAVPPATWAGPAASTVPADSKEQNLMTEKFHTYVIVL, from the exons ATGGGCCAGAAGCTCTCGGGGAGCCTCAAGTCGGTGGAGGTGCGAGAGCCGGCGCTGCGGCCGGCCAAGCGCGAGCTGCGGGGAGCGGAGCCGGGGCAGCCGGCGCGGCTGGACCAGCTGCTGGACATGCCGGCAGCTGGGCTGGCGGTGCAGCTGCGCCACGCATGGAACCCCGAGGACCGCTCGCTCAACGTCTTCGTCAAGGATGACGACCGGCTCACCTTCCACCGGCACCCGGTGGCGCAGAGCACGGACGGCATCCGCGGCAAGGTGGGCCACGCCCGCGGCCTGCACGCCTGGCAGATCCACTGGCCGGCGCGGCAGCGGGGCACACACGCTGTGGTGGGCGTGGCCACGGCGCGGGCCCCGCTGCACTCGGTGGGCTACACGGCGCTGGTGGGCAGCGACGCCGAGTCCTGGGGCTGGGACCTGGGCCGCAGCCGCCTCTACCACGACGGCAAGAACCGACCCGGCGTGGCCTACCCCGCCTTCCTGGGGCCCGATGAGGCCTTCGCGCTGCCCGACTCGCTGCTCGTGGTGCTGGACATGGACGAGGGCACACTCAGCTTCGTCGTGGACGGCCAGTACCTGGGCGTGGCCTTCCGTGGCCTCAAGGGCAAGAAGCTTTACCCGGTGGTGAGTGCCGTGTGGGGCCACTGTGAAGTCACCATGCGCTACATCAATGGCCTTGACC cccACGCAATAAACCTTGAGGCAACGTCATTGTTATTAAACCCATCTTATAGCCAGTGGCAGAGCTGCCCTGAAACCCAGGTCGTCGTGACCATTGCCGTGCCTCCTGCTACCTGGGCCGGCCCTGCTGCCTCCACTGTGCCCGCCGATTCCAAAGAGCAG AATCTTATGACAGAGAAGTTTCACACATATGTGATCGTACTGTGA
- the SPSB4 gene encoding SPRY domain-containing SOCS box protein 4 isoform X3 — translation MGQKLSGSLKSVEVREPALRPAKRELRGAEPGQPARLDQLLDMPAAGLAVQLRHAWNPEDRSLNVFVKDDDRLTFHRHPVAQSTDGIRGKVGHARGLHAWQIHWPARQRGTHAVVGVATARAPLHSVGYTALVGSDAESWGWDLGRSRLYHDGKNRPGVAYPAFLGPDEAFALPDSLLVVLDMDEGTLSFVVDGQYLGVAFRGLKGKKLYPVVSAVWGHCEVTMRYINGLDRKKGLDKIAWKSPLFTGI, via the exons ATGGGCCAGAAGCTCTCGGGGAGCCTCAAGTCGGTGGAGGTGCGAGAGCCGGCGCTGCGGCCGGCCAAGCGCGAGCTGCGGGGAGCGGAGCCGGGGCAGCCGGCGCGGCTGGACCAGCTGCTGGACATGCCGGCAGCTGGGCTGGCGGTGCAGCTGCGCCACGCATGGAACCCCGAGGACCGCTCGCTCAACGTCTTCGTCAAGGATGACGACCGGCTCACCTTCCACCGGCACCCGGTGGCGCAGAGCACGGACGGCATCCGCGGCAAGGTGGGCCACGCCCGCGGCCTGCACGCCTGGCAGATCCACTGGCCGGCGCGGCAGCGGGGCACACACGCTGTGGTGGGCGTGGCCACGGCGCGGGCCCCGCTGCACTCGGTGGGCTACACGGCGCTGGTGGGCAGCGACGCCGAGTCCTGGGGCTGGGACCTGGGCCGCAGCCGCCTCTACCACGACGGCAAGAACCGACCCGGCGTGGCCTACCCCGCCTTCCTGGGGCCCGATGAGGCCTTCGCGCTGCCCGACTCGCTGCTCGTGGTGCTGGACATGGACGAGGGCACACTCAGCTTCGTCGTGGACGGCCAGTACCTGGGCGTGGCCTTCCGTGGCCTCAAGGGCAAGAAGCTTTACCCGGTGGTGAGTGCCGTGTGGGGCCACTGTGAAGTCACCATGCGCTACATCAATGGCCTTGACC GAAAGAAGGGATTAGACAAGATAGCCTGGAAGAGTCCATTATTCACTGGTATCTAA